A stretch of the Enterobacter mori genome encodes the following:
- the rimP gene encoding ribosome maturation factor RimP: protein MSTLEQKLTEMITAPVEALGYELVGIEFVRGRTSTLRIYIDSEDGINVDDCADVSHQVSAVLDVEDPITVAYNLEVSSPGLDRPMFTAEHYVRFTGEEVALVLRMAVQNRRKWQGIIKAVDGEMITVTVEGKDEVFALSNIQKANLVPHF from the coding sequence TTGTCCACATTAGAGCAAAAATTAACAGAGATGATTACTGCACCGGTCGAAGCACTGGGCTACGAACTGGTCGGCATCGAATTCGTTCGCGGCCGTACATCGACGCTGCGCATCTATATTGATAGTGAAGATGGCATCAATGTTGATGATTGTGCTGATGTTAGCCACCAGGTGAGTGCGGTTCTTGATGTTGAAGACCCGATTACCGTTGCGTACAACCTGGAAGTTTCCTCACCTGGCCTCGATCGCCCGATGTTCACGGCCGAGCACTATGTGCGCTTTACCGGTGAAGAAGTGGCTCTCGTTCTGCGTATGGCCGTACAGAACCGCCGTAAATGGCAGGGAATTATCAAAGCCGTTGATGGTGAAATGATCACGGTGACAGTCGAAGGCAAAGATGAAGTGTTCGCGCTGAGTAATATCCAGAAGGCGAACCTGGTTCCCCACTTTTAA
- the nusA gene encoding transcription termination factor NusA yields the protein MNKEILAVVEAVSNEKSLPREKIFEALESALATATKKKYEQEIDVRVEIDRKSGDFDTFRRWVIVEEVTQPTKEITLEAARYEDESLNVGEYVEDQIESVTFDRITTQTAKQVIVQKVREAERALVVDQFRDQEGEIITGVVKKVNRDNISLEIKSEGMPGNAEAVILREDMLPRENFRPGDRIRGVLYAVRPEARGAQLFVTRSKPEMLVELFRIEVPEIGEEVIEIKAAARDPGSRAKIAVKTNDKRIDPVGACVGMRGARVQAVSTELGGERIDIVLWDDNPAQFVINAMAPADVASIVVDEDKHTMDIAVEAGNLAQAIGRNGQNVRLASQLSGWELNVMTVDDLQAKHQAEAHAAIDTFTKYLDIDEDFATVLVEEGFSTLEELAYVPMKELLEIDGLDEQTVEALRERAKNALTTLALAQEESLGDKKPADDLLNLEGLDRAIAFKLAARGVCTLEDLAEQGVDDLADIEGLTDEKAGELIMAARNICWFGDEA from the coding sequence ATGAACAAAGAAATTTTGGCTGTTGTTGAAGCCGTCTCCAACGAGAAATCACTGCCGCGTGAGAAGATTTTCGAAGCGCTGGAAAGTGCACTGGCTACAGCAACCAAGAAAAAATACGAACAAGAGATCGATGTTCGCGTAGAAATCGATCGTAAAAGCGGTGACTTCGATACATTCCGTCGTTGGGTAATCGTTGAAGAAGTGACCCAGCCGACCAAAGAGATCACGCTGGAAGCGGCACGTTATGAAGACGAAAGTCTGAATGTGGGTGAGTACGTTGAAGATCAGATTGAATCTGTGACCTTCGACCGTATCACAACCCAGACCGCTAAACAGGTTATCGTGCAGAAAGTTCGCGAAGCCGAGCGTGCGCTGGTTGTCGATCAGTTCCGCGATCAGGAAGGCGAAATCATCACCGGCGTGGTGAAGAAAGTGAATCGCGACAACATCTCTCTGGAGATCAAATCCGAAGGGATGCCGGGTAACGCTGAAGCCGTGATCCTGCGCGAAGACATGCTGCCGCGTGAAAACTTCCGCCCAGGCGACCGTATCCGTGGTGTTCTGTACGCCGTGCGTCCTGAAGCACGTGGTGCACAGCTGTTCGTGACCCGTTCTAAACCAGAAATGCTGGTTGAACTGTTCCGTATCGAAGTGCCTGAAATCGGCGAAGAAGTTATCGAGATCAAAGCGGCGGCTCGCGATCCGGGCTCCCGTGCGAAAATCGCGGTGAAAACCAACGACAAGCGTATCGACCCGGTCGGTGCTTGCGTCGGTATGCGCGGCGCGCGCGTTCAGGCGGTTTCGACCGAACTGGGCGGCGAGCGTATCGATATCGTTCTGTGGGACGACAACCCGGCGCAGTTCGTGATCAACGCAATGGCTCCGGCTGATGTCGCGTCTATCGTTGTTGACGAAGACAAACACACCATGGATATCGCTGTAGAAGCGGGCAACCTGGCGCAGGCGATTGGCCGTAACGGTCAGAACGTACGTCTGGCGTCACAGCTGAGCGGCTGGGAACTCAACGTGATGACCGTTGATGACCTGCAGGCTAAGCATCAGGCTGAAGCCCATGCGGCGATCGATACCTTCACTAAATACCTCGACATTGACGAAGACTTCGCCACTGTTCTGGTTGAAGAAGGTTTCTCTACGCTGGAAGAACTGGCCTATGTGCCAATGAAAGAGCTGCTGGAAATTGACGGTCTGGATGAACAAACTGTTGAAGCCCTGCGTGAACGCGCTAAAAACGCACTGACCACCCTGGCACTGGCTCAGGAAGAAAGCCTTGGCGATAAGAAGCCGGCTGATGACCTGCTGAATCTGGAAGGTCTTGATCGTGCGATTGCGTTCAAGCTGGCTGCCCGTGGTGTTTGTACGCTGGAAGATCTCGCTGAGCAAGGCGTTGATGACCTGGCTGATATCGAAGGTTTAACCGACGAGAAAGCCGGCGAGCTCATCATGGCCGCACGTAATATTTGCTGGTTCGGCGACGAAGCGTAA
- the argG gene encoding argininosuccinate synthase codes for MTTILKHLPVGQRIGIAFSGGLDTSAALLWMRQKGAVPYAYTANLGQPDEEDYDAIPRRAMEYGAENARLIDCRKQLVAEGIAAIQCGAFHNTTGGLTYFNTTPLGRAVTGTMLVAAMKEDGVNIWGDGSTYKGNDIERFYRYGLLTNAELQIYKPWLDTDFIDELGGRHEMSEFMIACGFDYKMSVEKAYSTDSNMLGATHEAKDLEFLNSSVKIVNPIMGVKFWDENVKIQAEEVTVRFERGHPVALNGKTFSDDVELMLEANRIGGRHGLGMSDQIENRIIEAKSRGIYEAPGMALLHIAYERLLTGIHNEDTIEQYHSHGRQLGKLLYQGRWFDPQALMLRDALQRWVASAITGEVTLELRRGNDYSILNTVSDNLTYKAERLTMEKGESVFSPDDRIGQLTMRNLDITDTREKLFNYVENGLLSASSGNGLPQVENLEHSDKK; via the coding sequence ATGACGACGATTCTCAAGCATCTTCCGGTAGGACAACGTATTGGCATCGCTTTCTCAGGCGGCCTGGATACCAGCGCTGCACTGCTGTGGATGCGCCAAAAGGGAGCGGTTCCGTATGCATATACTGCGAACCTGGGACAGCCAGATGAGGAAGATTATGATGCGATCCCTCGTCGTGCCATGGAGTATGGCGCAGAGAACGCGCGACTGATTGACTGCCGTAAGCAGCTGGTAGCCGAAGGTATCGCTGCGATTCAGTGCGGTGCTTTCCATAACACCACTGGCGGCCTGACCTATTTCAATACCACCCCGCTGGGCCGTGCGGTTACCGGCACCATGCTGGTTGCTGCGATGAAAGAAGACGGCGTCAACATCTGGGGTGACGGTAGCACCTATAAAGGCAACGATATCGAACGTTTCTATCGTTATGGCCTGCTGACCAACGCCGAGCTGCAGATCTACAAGCCGTGGCTGGACACCGACTTCATCGACGAGCTGGGTGGTCGTCATGAGATGTCTGAATTCATGATTGCCTGCGGTTTCGACTATAAGATGTCCGTCGAGAAAGCCTACTCCACCGACTCCAACATGCTGGGTGCGACGCACGAAGCGAAAGACCTGGAATTCCTGAACTCCAGCGTGAAGATCGTTAACCCGATCATGGGCGTGAAGTTCTGGGACGAAAACGTCAAAATCCAGGCAGAAGAAGTGACCGTACGCTTCGAGCGCGGCCATCCGGTCGCGCTGAACGGCAAAACGTTCTCAGACGACGTAGAGCTGATGCTGGAAGCTAACCGCATTGGCGGTCGTCACGGTCTGGGCATGAGCGATCAGATTGAAAACCGCATCATCGAAGCGAAAAGCCGTGGCATCTATGAAGCCCCGGGAATGGCGCTGCTGCACATCGCTTACGAGCGTCTGCTGACCGGTATTCACAACGAAGACACTATCGAACAGTATCACTCGCATGGCCGTCAGCTGGGCAAACTGCTGTATCAGGGCCGCTGGTTCGATCCGCAGGCGCTGATGCTGCGTGATGCGCTGCAGCGTTGGGTGGCAAGCGCAATCACCGGTGAAGTGACGCTGGAGCTGCGTCGTGGCAACGACTATTCCATCCTGAACACCGTGTCTGACAACCTGACCTATAAAGCAGAACGTCTGACCATGGAGAAAGGTGAATCCGTGTTCTCACCGGACGATCGTATTGGCCAACTGACCATGCGTAACCTGGACATCACCGACACCCGTGAGAAGCTGTTCAACTACGTTGAGAATGGCCTGCTTTCTGCCAGTTCCGGTAACGGCCTGCCGCAGGTTGAAAACCTGGAGCACAGCGATAAGAAGTAA
- the infB gene encoding translation initiation factor IF-2: protein MTDVTVKSLAAEIQTSVDRLVQQFADAGIPKSADDSVTAQEKQTLLTHLNREHGSTPDKLTLQRKTRSTLNIPGTGGKSKSVQIEVRKTRTFVKRDPQEAERLAAEEQAQREAEEQAQRAAEATAKREAELKAEREAAEKAKRDASDKVKRDAAEKDKVSNQQTDEMTKTAQAEKARRENEAAELKRKAEEEARRKLEEEARRVAEEARRMAEENEKNGVNTAETTEDTSDYHVTTSQHARQAEDDNDREVEGGRGRTRSAKAARPAKKGNKHAESKADREEARAAVRGGKGGKRKGSALQQGFQKPAQAVNRDVVIGETITVGDLANKMAVKGSQVIKAMMKLGAMATINQVIDQETAQLVAEEMGHKVILRRENELEEAVMSDRDTGAAAEPRAPVVTIMGHVDHGKTSLLDYIRSTKVASGEAGGITQHIGAYHVETENGMITFLDTPGHAAFTSMRARGAQATDIVVLVVAADDGVMPQTIEAIQHAKAAQVPLVVAVNKIDKPEADMDRVKNELSQYGVMPEEWGGEAQFIPVSAKAGTGIDDLLNAILLQAEVLELKAIRNGMASGAVIESFLDKGRGPVATVLVREGTLHKGDIVLCGFEYGRVRAMRNELGQEVLEAGPSIPVEILGLSGVPAAGDEVTVVRDEKKAREVALYRQGKFREVKLARQQKSKLENMFANMTEGEVHEVNIVLKADVQGSVEAISDSLLKLSTDEVKVKIIGSGVGGITETDATLAAASNAILVGFNVRADASARKVIESESLDLRYYSVIYNLIDEVKAAMSGMLSPELKQQIIGLAEVRDVFKSPKFGAIAGCMVTEGNIKRHNPIRVLRDNVVIYEGELESLRRFKDDVNEVRNGMECGIGVKNYNDVRVGDMIEVFEIIEIQRTIA from the coding sequence ATGACTGATGTAACTGTAAAATCGCTGGCTGCTGAGATTCAGACCTCCGTGGACCGCCTGGTACAGCAATTTGCTGATGCAGGGATCCCGAAGTCCGCTGATGACTCGGTGACCGCGCAAGAAAAACAAACCTTGTTAACGCACCTGAACCGCGAACACGGTTCTACGCCTGACAAGTTAACGCTGCAGCGCAAAACGCGTAGCACGTTAAACATCCCTGGTACCGGTGGCAAAAGCAAATCGGTACAAATTGAAGTCCGCAAGACGCGCACCTTTGTAAAACGTGATCCGCAAGAGGCAGAACGCCTTGCCGCGGAAGAGCAGGCACAGCGTGAAGCGGAAGAACAAGCTCAGCGTGCGGCGGAAGCAACCGCCAAACGTGAAGCAGAATTAAAAGCTGAACGTGAGGCCGCAGAAAAAGCGAAACGCGACGCAAGTGATAAAGTGAAGCGTGACGCTGCGGAAAAAGACAAAGTGAGCAATCAACAGACAGACGAAATGACCAAAACCGCCCAGGCTGAAAAAGCCCGCCGTGAAAATGAAGCTGCCGAGCTGAAGCGTAAAGCGGAAGAAGAAGCCCGCCGTAAGCTGGAAGAAGAAGCTCGCCGTGTCGCTGAAGAAGCGCGCCGTATGGCAGAAGAAAACGAGAAGAATGGTGTGAATACCGCTGAAACGACTGAAGACACCAGCGACTATCATGTGACCACTTCTCAGCACGCGCGTCAGGCTGAAGACGACAACGACCGTGAAGTTGAAGGTGGTCGCGGTCGTACTCGCAGTGCGAAAGCCGCGCGTCCAGCGAAAAAAGGCAACAAGCACGCTGAATCTAAAGCTGACCGTGAAGAAGCGCGTGCAGCTGTTCGCGGTGGTAAAGGCGGCAAGCGTAAAGGTTCCGCTCTGCAGCAGGGCTTCCAGAAGCCAGCTCAGGCCGTTAACCGTGACGTTGTGATTGGTGAAACCATCACCGTTGGCGATCTGGCGAACAAGATGGCTGTTAAAGGTTCTCAGGTCATCAAAGCGATGATGAAGCTGGGTGCCATGGCGACCATCAACCAGGTTATCGATCAGGAAACCGCACAGCTGGTTGCTGAAGAGATGGGCCACAAAGTTATCCTGCGTCGTGAAAACGAGCTGGAAGAAGCGGTAATGAGCGACCGTGACACCGGCGCAGCGGCTGAACCGCGTGCACCGGTTGTGACCATCATGGGTCACGTTGACCACGGTAAAACCTCTCTGCTTGACTACATTCGTTCTACGAAGGTTGCCTCCGGCGAAGCGGGTGGTATTACCCAGCACATCGGTGCTTACCACGTAGAAACCGAAAACGGCATGATCACCTTCCTGGATACCCCAGGCCACGCAGCGTTTACCTCAATGCGTGCTCGTGGTGCTCAGGCTACGGATATCGTTGTACTGGTTGTTGCAGCAGACGACGGCGTGATGCCACAGACCATCGAAGCTATCCAGCACGCAAAAGCGGCGCAGGTACCTCTGGTTGTTGCAGTCAACAAAATCGATAAGCCAGAAGCCGATATGGATCGCGTGAAGAACGAACTGTCTCAGTACGGCGTTATGCCGGAAGAGTGGGGCGGTGAAGCGCAGTTCATCCCAGTATCTGCAAAAGCGGGTACCGGTATCGACGACCTGCTGAACGCTATTCTGCTGCAGGCTGAAGTTCTGGAGCTGAAAGCGATCCGTAATGGTATGGCGAGCGGTGCGGTGATCGAATCCTTCCTGGATAAAGGTCGTGGTCCGGTTGCAACCGTTCTGGTTCGCGAAGGTACCCTGCACAAAGGCGACATCGTTCTGTGTGGTTTCGAATACGGTCGCGTTCGTGCGATGCGTAACGAACTGGGTCAGGAAGTGCTGGAAGCAGGTCCATCCATTCCAGTGGAAATCCTGGGCCTGTCCGGTGTTCCGGCTGCCGGTGACGAAGTGACCGTTGTGCGTGATGAGAAGAAAGCGCGTGAAGTTGCACTGTATCGTCAGGGTAAATTCCGTGAAGTTAAACTGGCTCGTCAGCAGAAATCTAAACTCGAGAACATGTTCGCAAACATGACCGAGGGCGAAGTTCACGAAGTGAATATCGTTCTGAAAGCTGACGTTCAGGGTTCTGTGGAAGCGATCTCCGACTCCTTGCTGAAACTGTCTACCGACGAAGTGAAAGTGAAGATCATCGGTTCTGGCGTAGGTGGTATCACCGAAACCGACGCAACCCTGGCTGCTGCCTCCAACGCTATCCTGGTTGGCTTCAACGTTCGTGCGGATGCGTCTGCGCGTAAAGTGATTGAATCCGAAAGCCTGGATCTGCGCTACTACTCCGTCATCTATAACCTGATTGACGAAGTGAAAGCAGCGATGAGCGGCATGCTCTCTCCTGAGCTGAAACAGCAGATCATCGGTCTGGCTGAAGTACGTGACGTGTTCAAATCACCGAAATTCGGTGCGATCGCGGGCTGTATGGTTACCGAAGGTAACATCAAGCGTCACAACCCT